One stretch of Mangifera indica cultivar Alphonso chromosome 9, CATAS_Mindica_2.1, whole genome shotgun sequence DNA includes these proteins:
- the LOC123225176 gene encoding 18.2 kDa class I heat shock protein-like, whose translation MSLIPSFFGNQRSSIFYPFSLDVWDPFKDFSSLSTRFPQETSAFVNTQIDWRETPEAHVFKADLPGLQKEEVKVEVEDSSVLQISGERNVEKEDKNDTWHRVERSSGKFSRRFKLPEKVKLDQIKASMENGVLTVTVPKVEVKKPDVKAIEISG comes from the coding sequence ATGTCGCTAATTCCAAGCTTCTTCGGCAACCAACGCAGCAGTATTTTTTATCCCTTCTCTCTGGACGTTTGGGATCCATTCAAGGACTTCTCTTCACTGTCCACTCGTTTCCCGCAAGAAACTTCTGCTTTTGTCAACACCCAGATAGACTGGAGGGAAACCCCGGAGGCTCACGTGTTCAAGGCCGATCTTCCAGGGCTCCAGAAAGAGGAAGTGAAGGTGGAGGTCGAAGATAGCAGTGTGCTTCAAATTAGCGGAGAGAGGAATGTAGAGAAGGAAGACAAGAATGACACCTGGCATCGTGTGGAACGTAGTAGTGGCAAATTCTCCAGGAGGTTTAAGCTGCCGGAGAAGGTCAAATTAGACCAGATTAAGGCTTCTATGGAGAATGGGGTTCTAACTGTGACTGTTCCTAAAGTTGAGGTGAAGAAACCAGACGTTAAGGCCATTGAAATCTCTGGTTGA
- the LOC123225974 gene encoding 18.2 kDa class I heat shock protein-like produces the protein MSLIPSFFGNQRSSVFDPFYWDVWDPFKDFSKLSIGFPQETSAFVNTRIDWKETSEAHVFKADLPGLKKEEVMVEIEDNNVLQISGERNVEKEDKNDTWHRVERSSGKFSRRFKLPENVKLEQIKASMENGVLTVTVPKIEVKKPEDKAIEISG, from the coding sequence ATGTCCCTAATTCCAAGCTTCTTCGGTAACCAACGCAGCAGTGTTTTCGATCCCTTTTACTGGGATGTTTGGGATCCATTCAAGGACTTTTCTAAACTCTCCATTGGTTTTCCTCAAGAAACCTCTGCTTTTGTCAACACCCGGATAGACTGGAAGGAAACCTCGGAGGCTCACGTGTTCAAGGCTGATCTTCCAGGGCTCAAGAAAGAGGAAGTGATGGTGGAGATTGAAGATAACAATGTGCTGCAAATTAGCGGAGAGAGGAATGTCGAGAAGGAAGACAAGAACGACACCTGGCATCGTGTGGAACGTAGTAGTGGCAAATTCTCCAGGAGGTTTAAGCTACCGGAGAATGTCAAATTGGAGCAGATTAAGGCTTCTATGGAGAACGGAGTTTTGACTGTGACTGTTCCTAAAATTGAGGTTAAGAAGCCTGAGGATAAGGCCATTGAAATCTCTGGTTGA
- the LOC123225558 gene encoding 18.2 kDa class I heat shock protein-like, whose translation MSLIPSFFGNQRGSIVDPFSLDVWDPFKDFSSLSTRFPQETSAFVSTRIDWRETPEAHVFKADLPGLKKEEVKVEIEDNSLLQISGERNIEKEDKNDTWHRVERSSGKFSRRFKLPENVKLEQIKAYMENGVLTVTVPKVEVKKADVKAIEISG comes from the coding sequence ATGTCGCTAATTCCAAGCTTCTTTGGCAACCAACGCGGCAGTATTGTCGATCCTTTCTCTCTCGATGTTTGGGATCCATTCAAGGACTTTTCGTCACTTTCCACTCGTTTCCCCCAAGAAACCTCTGCTTTTGTCAGCACCCGGATAGACTGGAGGGAAACCCCGGAGGCTCACGTGTTCAAGGCTGATCTTCCAGGGCTCAAGAAAGAGGAAGTGAAGGTGGAGATCGAAGATAACAGTTTGCTTCAAATTAGCGGAGAGAGGAATATAGAGAAGGAAGACAAGAACGACACCTGGCATCGTGTGGAACGTAGTAGTGGCAAATTCTCCAGGAGGTTTAAGCTACCGGAGAACGTCAAATTGGAGCAGATTAAGGCTTACATGGAGAACGGGGTTCTGACTGTTACTGTCCCTAAAGTTGAAGTTAAGAAAGCAGACGTTAAGGCCATTGAAATCTCTGGTTGA
- the LOC123225357 gene encoding uncharacterized protein LOC123225357 translates to MATHLGNVDHSLPFYQFHHCDDTSLSLSASPNNIPITTTTSWSSFASSESVLSSPVASEVGSTETESHPDDDFMAELTRQMTHFMFQDDDKLEKSWLSDCSPQSTHWSSLGMDHERQIDPSREPAPPGPGPIGIEEFEKMKMNCGVPLTMSMRNDEFHSKQALIDEQIRAIQFFKLRQEQLMKQLEYQKQLKACQNKARAYSGYNNIGQRTVRPPTSPSVSPWSNMQQSNQQPSSGMRAVFLGEPGSKSGSGGTGVFLPKGIGNPSESRKKPGCSTVLIPARVVQALKQHFDKVGVPNASRFNIWSPPAMNHQDMGLPPERTCRQPSQQEVFEFKTGLKEK, encoded by the exons ATGGCTACTCACCTGGGAAACGTGGATCACTCGCTGCCATTTTATCAGTTTCACCACTGTGATGATACTTCACTCTCACTCTCTGCCTCACCAAACAACATACCCATCACTACAACCACTAGTTGGTCTTCCTTCGCTTCATCTGAGTCTGTTTTAAGTTCGCCAGTTGCGTCAGAAGTGGGTTCGACGGAGACAGAAAGCCACCCGGACGACGATTTCATGGCCGAGTTGACTCGTCAAATGACTCACTTCATGTTTCAGGATGATGATAAACTGGAAAAG TCTTGGCTCTCGGATTGCTCGCCGCAATCAACGCATTGGTCATCATTAGGCATGGACCACGAGAGGCAAATAGATCCATCTCGAGAACCGGCACCCCCAGGTCCAGGACCAATCGGGATAGAGGAGtttgagaagatgaaaatgaattgTGGAGTCCCCTTAACCATGAGCATGAGGAACGATGAGTTTCACTCTAAACAAGCTCTTATAGATGAGCAAATACGAGCTATTCAA ttCTTCAAGCTCAGACAAGAGCAGCTTATGAAGCAACTTGAGTACCAAAAACAGCTTAAGGCTTGCCAAAACAAAGCGAGAGCTTATAGTGGATATAACAATATTGGACAAAGGACTGTTCGCCCTCCGACTTCACCTTCTGTTAGCCCATGGTCTAACATGCAACAGAGCAACCAACAACCCAGTTCGGGTATGAGAGCGGTGTTCCTCGGTGAGCCGGGTTCAAAATCTGGGTCGGGTGGGACTGGTGTCTTTTTGCCAAAAGGAATCGGCAACCCATCCGAATCACGGAAGAAGCCAG GTTGTTCTACAGTTCTTATACCAGCAAGAGTGGTACAGGCTCTAAAACAGCATTTTGACAAAGTGGGTGTCCCAAATGCATCAAGATTCAACATATGGTCCCCGCCAGCCATGAATCATCAAGATATGGGTCTACCTCCAGAACGCACTTGTCGACAGCCCAGCCAGCAAGAGGTGTTCGAGTTCAAGACGGGTTTGAAGGAAAAATAG
- the LOC123225975 gene encoding LOW QUALITY PROTEIN: 18.2 kDa class I heat shock protein-like (The sequence of the model RefSeq protein was modified relative to this genomic sequence to represent the inferred CDS: deleted 1 base in 1 codon), protein MSLIPSFFGNQRSSIFDPFSLDVWDPFEDFSSLSIRFPQESSAFVNTRIDWKETPEAHVFKADLPGLKKEEVKVEIEDDNVLQISGERNVEKEDKNDTWHRVERSSGKFSRRFKLPENVKLDQIKASMENGVLTVTVPKVEVKKPDVKAIEISG, encoded by the exons ATGTCGCTAATTCCAAGCTTCTTCGGCAACCAACGCAGCAGTATTTTCGATCCCTTCTCCCTCGATGTT TGGGATCCATTCGAGGACTTTTCTTCACTCTCCATTCGTTTCCCTCAAGAATCCTCTGCTTTTGTCAACACCCGGATAGACTGGAAGGAAACCCCGGAGGCTCACGTGTTTAAGGCTGATCTTCCAGGGCTCAAGAAAGAGGAAGTGAAGGTGGAGATTGAAGATGACAATGTGCTTCAAATTAGCGGAGAGAGGAACGTGGAGAAGGAAGACAAGAATGACACCTGGCATCGTGTGGAACGTAGTAGTGGCAAATTCTCCAGGAGGTTTAAGCTACCGGAAAACGTCAAATTGGACCAGATCAAGGCTTCAATGGAGAACGGGGTTCTGACTGTTACTGTTCCTAAAGTGGAGGTTAAGAAACCAGACGTTAAAGCCATTGAAATCTCTGGTTGA
- the LOC123225559 gene encoding copper transporter 1-like, whose protein sequence is MDGMDGMFDHQHGKPPGQSVMMHMTFFWGKNSEILFSGWPGTSSGMYALALIFVFVLAFLVELFSHSKSIRSESNHAVAVLIRTFLHAIRVGLAYLVMLAVMSFNGGVFLAAVAGHALGFFLFGSRVSNKSTPPPPPVKTADPSSMSC, encoded by the coding sequence ATGGATGGTATGGATGGTATGTTTGATCATCAACATGGCAAGCCACCAGGCCAAAGCGTTATGATGCACATGACCTTCTTTTGGGGCAAAAATTCCGAGATTCTCTTCTCGGGTTGGCCCGGAACGAGCTCAGGGATGTATGCTTTAGCCTTgatctttgtttttgttctgGCCTTCCTCGTTGAGTTGTTCTCTCATTCCAAATCGATCAGATCTGAATCCAACCATGCAGTCGCCGTATTGATTCGGACTTTCTTGCATGCTATAAGGGTTGGTCTCGCTTACTTGGTGATGCTGGCTGTCATGTCCTTCAATGGCGGCGTGTTCTTGGCTGCTGTGGCTGGACATGCCTTGGGGTTCTTCCTTTTTGGCAGTCGGGTTTCCAACAAATCAACACCTCCTCCACCCCCAGTGAAAACCGCTGATCCTTCGAGCATGAGTTGTTGA
- the LOC123225976 gene encoding copper transporter 1-like: MDGMNGMDDHQHGRPPGDSFMMHMSFFWGKNSEILFSGWPGTSSGMYALALIFVFALAVLVELLSHSKFIKSESNHAVAALIRTFLHAIRVGLAYLVMLAIMSFNGGVFLAAVAGHALGFFLFRSRIFNKSTSPPPPAKTADPPSMTC, from the coding sequence atggatggTATGAATGGTATGGACGATCATCAACATGGCAGGCCACCAGGCGACAGCTTTATGATGCACATGTCCTTCTTTTGGGGCAAAAACTCCGAGATTCTCTTCTCGGGTTGGCCTGGAACGAGCTCAGGGATGTATGCTTTAGCCTTGATATTTGTTTTTGCTCTGGCCGTCCTCGTTGAGTTGCTCTCTCATTCCAAATTTATCAAATCTGAATCCAACCATGCAGTGGCCGCTTTGATTCGGACTTTCTTGCATGCTATAAGGGTTGGTCTCGCTTACTTGGTGATGCTGGCTATCATGTCCTTCAATGGAGGCGTTTTCTTGGCTGCCGTGGCTGGACATGCCTTGGGGTTTTTCCTTTTTCGCAGTCGGATTTTCAACAAATCAACATCTCCTCCGCCCCCGGCGAAAACCGCTGATCCTCCAAGCATGACTTGTTGA
- the LOC123225557 gene encoding 18.5 kDa class I heat shock protein-like — translation MSVIPSFFGNQRGSIFDPFSLDVWDPFKDFSSLSTRFPQETSAFVSTRIDWRETPEAHVFKADLPGLKKEEVKVEIEDNSVLQISGERNIEKEDKNDTWHRVERSSGKFSRRFKLPENVKLEQIKASMENGVLTVTVPKVEVKKADVKAIEISG, via the coding sequence ATGTCGGTAATTCCAAGCTTCTTTGGCAACCAACGCGGCAGTATTTTCGATCCTTTCTCTCTCGATGTTTGGGATCCATTCAAGGACTTTTCTTCACTCTCCACTCGTTTCCCTCAAGAAACCTCTGCTTTTGTCAGCACCCGGATAGACTGGAGGGAAACCCCGGAGGCTCACGTGTTCAAGGCTGATCTTCCAGGGCTCAAGAAAGAGGAAGTGAAGGTGGAGATCGAAGATAACAGTGTGCTTCAAATTAGCGGAGAGAGGAATATAGAGAAGGAAGACAAGAACGACACCTGGCATCGTGTGGAACGTAGTAGTGGCAAATTCTCCAGGAGGTTTAAGCTACCGGAGAACGTCAAATTGGAGCAGATTAAGGCTTCCATGGAGAACGGGGTTCTGACTGTTACTGTTCCTAAAGTGGAAGTTAAGAAAGCAGACGTTAAGGCAATTGAAATCTCTGGTTGA
- the LOC123225503 gene encoding class I heat shock protein-like yields MSVVPRGSLFDPFSLDVWDPFKEFPFPSSYFPRETSAFVNTRVDWKETSEAHVFKADLPGLKKEEVKVEIEDDRVLQISGQRNIEKEDKNDTWHRVERSSGKFSRRFRLPENAKMDQIKASMENGVLTVTVPKVEIKKPNVKAIDISG; encoded by the coding sequence ATGTCTGTGGTTCCAAGAGGAAGCTTGTTCGACCCATTCTCCCTTGATGTTTGGGATCCTTTTAAGGAATTCCCCTTCCCTTCTTCTTATTTTCCTCGAGAAACCTCTGCTTTCGTCAACACTCGTGTGGACTGGAAGGAAACTTCTGAAGCCCACGTGTTCAAGGCTGATCTTCCAGGGCTGAAGAAAGAGGAAGTGAAGGTGGAGATCGAAGACGACAGGGTGCTGCAAATCAGTGGTCAGAGGAATATAGAAAAGGAAGACAAGAATGACACGTGGCACCGTGTGGAGCGTAGCAGTGGCAAATTCTCCAGGAGGTTTAGGTTGCCGGAGAATGCGAAAATGGATCAGATCAAGGCTTCTATGGAGAATGGAGTTTTGACTGTGACTGTTCCTAAAGTGGAGATCAAGAAACCCAATGTAAAGGCCATTGATATTTCTGGCTGA
- the LOC123225502 gene encoding sulfite oxidase-like, with product MPGLTAPSDYSREPPRHPSLIINAKEPFNAEPPRSALVSCYVTPVDFFYKRNHGPIPLVDDIDRYYVSMRGLIENPKDLFMKDVRMLPKYNVTATLQCAGNRRTAMSKTRTVKGVGWDVSALGNAIWGGAKLADALELVGIPKYTSVTKSGGKHVEFVSIDKCKEEKGGPYKASIPLSQATNPDADVLLAYEMNGEPLTRDHGYPLRVIVPGVIGARSVKWLDAINIIAEQCQGFFMQKDYKMFPPSVDWDNINWDSRRPIMDFPVQCAICSLEDVDVIKPGKVKISGYAVSGGGRGIERVDVSVDGGKNWLEASKYQQTGIPYIADDMNCDKWAWVFFEVIVDVPHNTQIVAKAVDSAANVQPENVETIWNLRGVLNTSWHRLHVRVGHSNM from the exons ATGCCAGGACTCACAGCTCCTTCCGATTACTCTCGAGAGCCGCCTCGGCATCCTAGTCTTATAATTAATGCTAAg GAACCGTTCAATGCTGAGCCGCCGCGGTCGGCCTTGGTTTCATGTTATGTGACGCCTGTTGATTTCTTTTACAAGAGAAATCACGGTCCTATTCCGCTGGTTGATGACATCGATAG ATATTATGTTTCGATGCGTGGTTTGATCGAAAATCCTAAAGACCTGTTTATGAAAGACGTTAG GATGCTTCCCAAGTACAACGTCACTGCCACTCTGCAG TGTGCTGGCAACAGAAGAACAGCAATGAGCAAAACCAGAACGGTGAAGGGAGTAGGCTGGGATGTCTCTGCTTTAGGAAATG CCATCTGGGGTGGTGCCAAATTAGCTGATGCTCTTGAACTCGTTGGGATACCAAAGTATACTAGTGTCACCAAGTCAGGTGGAAAACATGTTGAATTTGTAAGCATTGACAAGTGTAAG GAAGAGAAGGGGGGCCCATATAAGGCATCTATTCCACTTAGCCAAGCCACAAATCCTGACGCTGATGTTTTGCTTGCATATGAGATGAATGGAGAG CCTCTTACTAGGGATCACGGTTATCCTTTAAGGGTAATTGTACCGGGTGTTATAGGTGCTCGTTCTGTCAAATGGTTGGATGCCATTAACATCATTGCAGAACAATGTCAG GGCTTCTTCATGCAAAAGGACTACAAAATGTTTCCTCCATCTGTGGATTGGGACAATATCAATTGGGATAGCAGGAGGCCAATAATGGATTTCCCTGTTCAG TGTGCAATTTGTTCTCTGGAGGATGTGGATGTAATAAAGCCTGGCAAG GTTAAAATTAGTGGATATGCAGTGTCAGGAGGTGGTCGTGGAATTGAGAGAGTAGATGTATCTGTTGATGGAGGGAAAAATTGGCTTGAAGCCTCCAAATATCAACAAACTGGTATTCCATACATTGCAGATGACATGAACTGTGACAAGTGGGCATGGGTGTTTTTTGAAGTCATAGTGGACGTTCCACATAACACTCAAATTGTTGCTAAAGCG GTGGATTCAGCAGCGAATGTTCAACCTGAAAATGTTGAAACCATCTGGAACTTGAGGGGTGTGCTTAACACTTCATGGCATCGGTTACATGTTCGAGTTGGACATTCAAATATGTAA